The genomic DNA ATCGCGAGCGCGAGAACAAGAGGAGCGCGACCGACCGGGCGCCCGGCGAGCATCCATCGTGGCATCCGTCTCCCCCCGAGGCCGCGCGACCCGTGCGCGGCGCCTCTCGCTCTCTTCCGATCGTACGCGAAGCGAGCGGCCCGCACAACGAGCGGCCAACGCGGAGCCCGCGCGCCCCCAAGGAAACGCTCTTGGATCGATGGTTCTAACTCCTGGACTAACAATTACTTACGTGGCTCTCTTGACTTCTGTTCGAGGCAGGGCTATACTTACCCGCAGAGAAGAAGGCGAAAAGCCCTGCGACTGTCGTCTTCTCGCATCTCCGGTGTAGCTTCGGAGTTCTCTCTGGTCAGCCGGGGTGAGACGATCGCTGGATGCGGGGCTTTTCTTTTCCTGGTGCCGCGCGGGGAGTCCTCTTCCGCTTCGAACCTCTGATCCTCTCGCGGCCGCCCGGTCGCCCTCAATCGGAAAGCACGCACTTCTCCTCTGGTGCGGTTCCGATCGTGTCCTCCCCGTCGTTCGCCGTCTCTCGCTCGATCCCGTAGCGCGCCAGCTTGTTCTTGAGCCCCTGTCTCGAGAGGCCGAGCTCGCGCGCGGCTCGGGTTTTGTTTCCACCCGTCCGATCGAGGACCTCGAGGATCTCCGACCTCTCCAGTCGATCGAGCTTCTCCTGCAAGGTGGCCGGTTCGGGAGAGGACTCCCGATAGCCGTTCCGGATTCGCTCCGAGAGATGCCGCCGGTCGAGGACGATTCCGGGCTCCGCGAGGGCGACCATCCGCTTCAGCTCGTTCTCGAGCTCGCGCACGTTTCCCGGCCACGGGTAGCTCTCGAGGAGAAGCGCGACCTCGTCGCTCACGCCGGCGACCGGCTTTCCGAAACTCTCGGCGAGCCTCGGGAGGAGCGCGCGGACGAGAAGGCGGACATCCCCCTGCCGCTCGCGGAGCGGGGGGAGCACGATCGGCACGACGTGGATCCGATAGAAGAGATCCTCTCGGAAGCTCCCGCGGCGCGTCTCCTCGCCAAGATCCTTGTGGGTCGCGGCGACTAGGCGAAAACGGACCGGGCGCGGGGTCGCGTCGCCCACCCGATAGATAATTCCCTCTTGAAGGACCCGAAGCAGCTTCCCCTGGATCGCGGGCGACAGATCGCCGATCTCGTCGAGGAAGAGCGTCCCCCCCGCCGCCTCCTCGAAGATCCCCTTCCGGTCGCGGAGCGCGCCGGTGAACGCCCCGGACACGTGCCCGAAAAGCTCGCTCTCGGCGAGCGTCTCGCAGAGGGCCGCGCAGTTCAGCGCGAGGAACGGGCGCGCGACGCGGCCGCTTCTCTCATGAAGCAGGCGGGCGAGGAGCTCCTTTCCGGTGCCGCTCTCCCCTTGGAGGAGGACCGGGACGGGGGTCGGGGCGACGCGGCCGATCGTATCGAGCAGGCGAAGGAACCTGGGGTCCCCCGTGATGATTCCCCGCGGGCAGCCCATCCGCGCAGCCTCCTCCCGCGCCGTTCCTGCAGGACCCGTGCCGGGCCCGATCTCCCCTCGGCGCGCCCCGCCGCCCCGGATTGCGCGAAGTCCCCCGCGGTCGCCCCGGAAGCCGGGTTCCCCGGGACCGGGCGCCCGCCCCTCGGCGCCCGCACCGCGCCCGCGCACGGAGGGTTGCGCGTTCCCGGTTTCAGGCCTCAGGGCGCATGCTCGATATCGCAGGGATTCAGGTATTCCGGACGTGCGCTCGGTCTTCGGGAGAGCGGCTCACGATTCGAGGCGGCGGAGAAGAGCGGAGAGGGAGTCGGACGTCTCCGCGTCGAGGCCCTCGCGCTTCAAGAGCTCCCGGATCCGATCCGCCGCTTCCGACTTGCGGTCGAGCCGAAGGAGAAGCTGGATCCGGTTGAGGTAGGGACCGATGAACGTCGTGTCGAGGCGGATCGCAGCGTTGAACATCTCGAGCGCGCTTTCCCACGCGTCCGCCTTCTCGAAGAGGAGCGCGAGGTTCAAGTAGGCGGGCGAGAAAGTCGAGTCGGCTCGAATCGCGAGAAGATAGGCCGCCATCGCCTCGTCCCACCGCTCGAGATCCTCGTACGCCATCCCCTGATTCAGGTAAGCCTCCGTGAAGGTCGGGTCGAGCTCCGTGGCGCGCCCCCACGACTCGATCGCCGGGCCCAGCCGCTTCATCATCGCCAGAACGTTCCCCCGGCGGTAATGCCCTTCAGCGAAACTCGGTGAGATGAGGAGGAGATGCTCCCATTCGCTGAGAGCGAGCGCGTACTGCTCCCCCGCCTCGAGGCTTCTCGCCAGATAGTAGCGGACCTGGAAGTCGCGGGGCTCCTCTCTCGAGCAGCCGTCGAGAAGATCGATGGCCTCCGGAATGCGCTCTTCTTGAAACGCGCGGATGCCGTCTTCTTTCCGTTGTTCGAACGAAGGTCCGCGCGCGCACCCCGTGAAGAGAACGAGCAGGGAGAGAGCCGCGGCGAGGGTGCGGGCGGAGCTTCTCACGCTCTACCCGCCCCAGATGAGACGGTGAAGGAGGACAAGGACGGCGAGGATCGCGAGCGACCAAACGACGGTCGGGAAGTCGATGTCGTCCGTCTCGCCGGTCCCCCGTTCGGATGTCGACGGGGCCGGCCTCTCGCGCTCGGGGCGCTTCTTGTCCTTCTTGGCCAACGGGAGCCTCCTCTTGTTCTTATCGTAGGGAGGAGCGGCGCGGCGCGTCAATCGGAATGTGCGTCGCCGTGTCTTCCGAGCTGACGGGCGATCGCCCGGAGCTTCGAGGCGTACTCGCGGTAATCCGAAACGATGCGCGAAGCCTGGCTCGATCCGACGTCCGCGGCGACCCTCTTGTAGAGCGCGACGAGACGCACCTGCCGGTCGTGCGCCGGACGAACAACCTCCTCGAAGACGTGATCGAGGTCCGCGACGATCCACCGAAGGGCGTCTTGAATGGACGCGTGCCCGATCGATTCGAGCAGCCGGCGCCCTTCCTTGTCGAGGCGGAGAATCTCTCGGTAGCGCCGCTCCGCGCCCGCGGTCATCGCCTTCTGCCTCGCGACGATCTCCTGCTCCTCCTTGAGGAGCGCGCCGACCCGCCGGAGAGCGGCCGCTTGATCGTCGAAGCGCGCGCTGTTCGCTTCGGTTGATGGGAAACTCCCCTCGCGCGTCTGGCGGAACGCGCGGTCGATCCACTCGCGGTCGACCTCGACACGGAAGATCTCGGCCGCTTCCCGGAAAAGACGGCGCCTCTCTTCGACCGTCTCCCGTTTCAATGTGCGGGCGAGGACCTCGACCGCATCGACGTACTTCTCGACCTCTCCCCGGCCCGGGTCCCCCGCCGCCCGGTGGATGCGAAGAAGCCGGCGGATCGTCTCCACGACGCGCTCTTTCTCGCGGGGGGCGAGATCCTCGAGCGGGAGGGTTTCGAGGATCCGATCCTCCGGAGCGCGGGAGCGCTCGGCGCTCGCCGCGCATGGGAGAAGAACGAGAAGCGCGAGAACCGCGATCACGAAGACGCTCCCGGCCGCGCGCATCTCAAACCGCCTTTCCGTTGCGAGGGTCCTCGTCCCCCTCGATCCGATACTTCTCCATCCGGTACCCGAGGATCCGCCGCGTGACGCCGAGAAGCTTCGCGGCTCGCGTCCGGTTCCCCCCGGTTCTCCGAAGGGCCTGCACGATGAGGTCTCTCTCGACCGCTTCGAGATCGATCCCTTCCTCGGGGAGCTGAAAGAGCGCCTCGGAAGCGCTTTCTCCCCCGCCGGCGATCTTCTCGGGGAGATCCTCGAGGCGGATGATCGAGTCCCGGCTCATCAGGAACGCGCGCTCGATCGTGTTCTCGAGCTCGCGCACGTTCCCAGGCCACTCGTAGCTTCGGAGCGCCCTCATCGCTTCCGGATCGACGCCCTTGATCGCGCGCTCGAAGGAGGCGTTGAAGCGGGCGAGGAAGTGATCGACGAAGTGGGGGATATCCTCGCGGCGCTCGCGGAGCGGCGGGATCTCGATCGTGACCACGTTCAGCCGGTAGAAGAGGTCCTCGCGGAAGCGCCCCTCGCGGACCGCCCGATCGAGGTCGGCGTTCGTGGCCGCGACGATCCGAACGTCGACCTCGATCATCTCGCGCCCGCCCACCCTCTCGATCCTCCGATTCTGCATCGCGCGAAGAACCTTCGCCTGCGTGGCGAGGCTCATGTCGCCGATCTCGTCGAGGAAGAGCGTGCCGCCGTTCGCCTGCTCGAACTTCCCCTCGCGCCGGTCGACTCCGGTCGCGACCCGCTTCTCGATCCCGAAGAGCTCGCTTTCGAGAAGGGTATCGACGAGGGCCGCGCAGTTCACCTCCACGAAGGGCCCCGCCTTCCTGGGGCTCGCCCGATGGATCGTGCGGGCGATCACCTCCTTCCCCGTGCCGCTCTCCCCGCGAATGAGGATCGTCGAATGGGTGCAGACGACGCGAGGAAGAAGCTCGTAGACCCGCTGCATCTTCGCGTTCTCCCCGACCACGATGTCGTCGAAGACGAGGGGTCGCTCCGGGCGCGGGGCGGGGCCTTTCTCCGCTCCGCGCTCCGCCCGCCGTTTGGCGATCACGCGGACGCGCTCTCGAAGGTCCGCGATCTTGATCGGCTTGATCAGGTAATCGTACGCCCCGCCGCGGATCGCGCGCGCGCCCGTCTCGATCGTCGCGTATCCGGTGACGAGGATCACGTCGGCGTCCGGCGACTTTTCCTTTACGTGTCGAAGAACGGACAGGCCGGCCTCGTCGGTCTCCATCTTGAGGTCGGTGATCACCAGATCGAACGAGGTCTCGCGAAGCCTCGCGTCGGTGTCCCGCAAGGAGCCGGTTCTCTCCACCGCGTGCCCGTCCTTCTCGAGCGCGCGGGCGATGAGGTCCCTCATCTTCGGCTCGTCGTCCACCACGAGAATGCGCATCGATCCGTCCTCTAGAGCGGAAGCCCGAAACCGATCGAGGCTCCGCGCTCTCTGCCGTCTTCAACGAAGATGTAACCGCCGTGGCTCTTCACGATCCCGTGGACGATCGAGAGCCCGAGCCCGGTTCCGTTCCTCTTCGTCGTGAAGAAGGGATCGAACAGCTTCCCCCGGGCCTCGTCCGGGATCCCGGATCCGGTGTCGGTCACGCGCACTTCCGCGTAGGCGCGCGCGCCGGTCCCCTCGGCGAGGATGCGCGCCGACGGGGGGGGGCGCCGGCGCGTCTCCACTGCGATCTCCACCTCGCCGCCCCCCTCTCCGATCGCGTCCTTCGCGTTGCCGATCAAGTTGAGAAGAACCTGCGCGATCCGGCTTCGGTCCATCTTCACGCGGAGGTCTCCGCTCGGAAGCGAGAGGAGCATGCGGATCCCCCCCTCGCGAAGGTTCGGTTCGAGGCGCCCGGCGGTTTCCCTCACGAGGCGGAGGAGATCCTCCCGCTCGACCCGGAGGCTCGCCGGCTTCGCGAAATCGAGGAAGTGGTCGAGGAGCTCGCTCAGCCGATCGACCTCCTCCGTGATCTGTGAGGCGTAGGCGCGCTCTCCGGCGCGCGGGTCCGCCTCCTCGGCGAGCATCTCCGCCGAGCCGCGGATGATCGCGAGCGGGTTGCGGATCTCGTGCGCGAGGCCTGCGGTCAGCGTGCCGAGCGCGGCGAGTTTTTCGGCGTTCTGGATCTCCTGTTGGAGAGCGACGAGGCGCCGCGCGTTCCGGTGAACGAAGATCCCGAGGCCCCCCGCGAGGGCCGCGCTGAGGAGCGCGCCGAGAAGGAGCGCCTCCCGCGCGGGTTCGAGCCCCCCGAGGAACTCCGCGCTCGCGTCCACGCCGACGACCGCCCGGAGCTCGTTCTCCACGAGAAGCGGAACGAACGCGCTCTGGAACCGCTCTCCGTCGATTTCGTGGACCGGAAGGCCGACCGGCCGGCCCTGCCAGAGCGGCTCCATCTCCTCGGAATCCATCGCGACGAGCGGGTTCTCCTCCCCCACCGAAACGCCGGGCCGGGCGTCGAGAAGGCTCCCCTCGTAGGGCGCGAAGAGGAAGACGTTGTCGAGGCCTGACTCGTCTCGAATGCGCGCGAGGCGCTCGCGCGCCTCCTGGTAGGCGTCGGTCTCCTCGTCCCCGGGCCGGAACGCGAGCACCGCCTCGCGGTCGATCTGCGCGGCGACCGCCTCGGCCACGGTGACGAGCCTCTCCTGATGGATCGTTTCCACGGCCCCCTTCGCCCGGTGAAAGAGAACCCATCCTCCCGCGTTGATCGCGAGAAGGGTGGCGAGGACCAACCCGAGGGTCAAGCGAACCTCGATGCTCGGGATCGAGGGCTGCCTTTCTCCCGGGCTCATGCGTCCAGCCTCCGTACCGTCTGACCCGCAAGCTCCATGCCGCGTGCGACTCCCGGATCTTCCCCTACGATCTCTTTTCGTTCCATCGACATGGGGCCTTGAGCCCCTACGAGAAGCGAGCGCTCCGCGGCCCAGACGACCCCCGCCGCACGAGATCGTACGCGGCGCGCGGTCCGATCGACGGATTCGGAACACGCACCAGGCGGAAAGAACAGGGCTAGGGGAGCTTGAGGTGAAGCTTGTACTCGGTTCCCGGATCGGCCGAGTAGATGTAGCGCAGAGGCTTCAGGATCCGCATGTCGATGAACTCGGGGCATCCGATGAGGGGGATGTAGCGGCCGTTCATCGGGGAGCAGGAGCGGCACCGAGTGCAGGTGCGCTCACACGCGCAGCAGAGGCAGTACTCGCAATCGTGCGTCTTTTCCGCTCGCCCGGCCGATCCTCTCGCTTCCGCTTGCTCGCCCATGAACCTCTCCCGACCGCCGATCCTAGAGGCCGCCCGTCGGCGCGTCAAGGCCCATTGTAGCAGATCGGGGGGAGGGGTTCCTACCGGATTCGGTAGCGCTCGAGCTTGTTGAGAAGGCCGCGGCGCGAGATCCCGAGGCGCCGCGCCGCGCGCGACTTGTTTCCGCCGCAGCGGTGGAGGGCCTCCTCGATCATCTGGCGCTCGATCCGCTCGACCACATCGCCGAGCGTACCCGCTGCGGGGGCGATCGCCGCGGTCCGCGTGATCTCGGGCGAGAGGTCCTCCGGACGGATCGGGGAGTTCTCCGCCCCGATCGCGACGATCCTCTCGATCTCGTGGTCGATGTCCCGCACGTTCCCCGGCCAGTCGTAGGCGATCAGGTAGCGCATCGCCTCGGGCGAGAACCCGTCGAACCGCTTGCCGGCCCGCGCGGCATGTTTCGAGAGGAAGTGCTCGGCGAGGATCGGGATGTCTTCCTTCCTCTCGCGAAGAGGCGGCAGGTAGATCGAGACGACGCGGAGGCGGTAGTAGAGGTCTTTCAAGAACCGCTCGTTCTCCACCTCGGCCCGAAGGTCCTTGTTCGCCGCGCAGAGGATGCGAACGTCGATCGCGATCGGTTCGTTCGCTCCGACCGGCTTGATCTCCTTCCGGTCGACGACCCGAAGGAGCGCGTCCTGGAATCTCCGGCTCGCCTTGTCGATCTCGTCGATGAAGACCGTCCCGCCGGTGGCGCGCTCGAAAAGGCCGGTCTTCGATTCCTTCGCGTCGGTGAAGGCTCCCCGGCGGTGCCCGAAGAGCTCGCTCTCGAGGATGTCCTCCGAGAGCTCGGCGCAGTTCACCGTGACGAAGGGCTTTTCCCCGCGAGAGGAGGAGAGGTGAATCGCGCGGGCGAAGAGCTCCTTCCCCGTCCCCGTCTCCCCCTGAAGAAGGATCGTGGCGGTTGAGTCGCGAAGCTTCTGCACGGTCTCGATGATCTTGAGGACGCGCGGGCTCTGCGTGATGATCTGCTCGAATCCTTCCCCGATCCCGAGCCGCCTGCGGAGCCTCGTGTTTTCCTTGAGGACCTCTTCGCTGCGAAGATCCTGGAGAGTGCCCAGGACGATCGAGGAAAGGGCGACCGCGAAATCGAGCTCATCCTGTCCGAAGGGGGCGCTGCCGCGCGGCCGGTCGAGGTAGATCCCGCCTTTCGAGTCCTCTCCCACCCCGAGCGGGATGGTGAGCGCCGAACCGACCCGCTCGAGCCCCGGCAGCGAGGGATCGAAGCGGGGGTCGTGCGGGGGATCGGTCGAGTAGACCGGGCGCCCGCCGTTCTGCATCGCGTGGCGAACCGCGGCGCACGCGATTTTCGCGACCCCGTTCGCCTCGCCGCTCGCGAGGATTCTCGTTTCCGGCGCCTCAAGGGCCCCTCCGGCGGCGGAGGGGACGACCAGAGCGAGGCGCTCGGCCGCCGTTCGTTCGAGCAGGAGATCGAGCGTGAAGGCGAGGCGCTCCCCGTTGTCCGCGATCGAGCGGATCCGCTGGAGGAGTAGGTTGAAGGTGGAAAGGCTGTTCGATTCGGAGACGGAGCTTGTGACGATCAGGCGGTCCGCCTTCGCTCGCGCCTCGCGGAGGCGCGCCCTCTCCTCATCGGTCCCCTGCTCCTCGATCCCCGCGTGGATTCGCTCGATGATCTCGATCGCGAGATGCCCCTCGCCGCGGGAGACGGCGAACTCGGCCCGGAGAAGATCCGCGAGGGCCGCCTCGTAGGTCGCGCCTGTCTCCCGGAAGGACTCCGCCGCCCCGCCGAGCATCTCCCGCGCCTCCCCGACCCCCGTGCGTGTCGCCCGGGCTGCCTCCCCGAGACCCACGATCGTGAGAGCCTGTTCGTAGCGCGCCCCGATTTCCGTGAAGAGGTCCAGCGCGCCGCGGAAGCATCGCGCCGCACGCATGGGACGCCCGCGGCGAAGATCGAGGCCTCCGATCGCCCGGAGAACGGCCGCCGTCTCGAAGCGGTCCCCGATCCTCCGCGTCCGCGCGAGGGCGGCGCGGAGGTCCGCGAGCGCTCGCCCGGCCTCCCCCCTGCGCGCGTAGGCCTCGCCCCGGCGCCGGAGGATCTCGGCGACCACATCCCCCTTCTCGTCGAGGGTCTTCGCGAGCGCGAGGCCTTCGGTCAGGATCCGCTCCGCCCGCTCGAGCTCGCCTCTCTGGAGGTACAGCTCGCCGAGGTACTCGTGGCAGAGCGCCTCGCACCGCCGATGGTCGTTCTCGCGGCTCGCCCGGAGCGACTGCCCGTAGAGCTCCTCCGCCTTTCCCCATCTCCGGGTCGCCCGATAGTAGTGGGCGAGGTTGAGATAGCCGAGGGCGACCTCCCACTTGTTCCCGAGCTCGCGGAAGATGCGGAGCGCCTCCTCCCAGCTCTCGCGTGCGACCTCCCAGCGGCCCCGCTTGAACTCGATGATCCCCAAGTTATTGAGCCGTATACCGATCGACAGCTTGTTGCCGAGCTCCCTGGCGACGGCAAG from Candidatus Eisenbacteria bacterium includes the following:
- a CDS encoding sigma-54-dependent Fis family transcriptional regulator, whose product is MRILVVDDEPKMRDLIARALEKDGHAVERTGSLRDTDARLRETSFDLVITDLKMETDEAGLSVLRHVKEKSPDADVILVTGYATIETGARAIRGGAYDYLIKPIKIADLRERVRVIAKRRAERGAEKGPAPRPERPLVFDDIVVGENAKMQRVYELLPRVVCTHSTILIRGESGTGKEVIARTIHRASPRKAGPFVEVNCAALVDTLLESELFGIEKRVATGVDRREGKFEQANGGTLFLDEIGDMSLATQAKVLRAMQNRRIERVGGREMIEVDVRIVAATNADLDRAVREGRFREDLFYRLNVVTIEIPPLRERREDIPHFVDHFLARFNASFERAIKGVDPEAMRALRSYEWPGNVRELENTIERAFLMSRDSIIRLEDLPEKIAGGGESASEALFQLPEEGIDLEAVERDLIVQALRRTGGNRTRAAKLLGVTRRILGYRMEKYRIEGDEDPRNGKAV
- a CDS encoding sigma 54-interacting transcriptional regulator: MNLLEELADFCQTAGELPTALEYYSQILQIAVRGSSGDLVAQTALKMATCFLGTGEFDRALEMLNLALQGSDEEKSPVQKARILSERSHVYLRMGVYDRAAEDAREALAILRAKTMSPELAEAFRSLGMVGLRTGETQEAREAFEASLAVFRALGDRQGMAKCWNNLALVCKNRGHLAEAAEFQNKALAVARELGNKLSIGIRLNNLGIIEFKRGRWEVARESWEEALRIFRELGNKWEVALGYLNLAHYYRATRRWGKAEELYGQSLRASRENDHRRCEALCHEYLGELYLQRGELERAERILTEGLALAKTLDEKGDVVAEILRRRGEAYARRGEAGRALADLRAALARTRRIGDRFETAAVLRAIGGLDLRRGRPMRAARCFRGALDLFTEIGARYEQALTIVGLGEAARATRTGVGEAREMLGGAAESFRETGATYEAALADLLRAEFAVSRGEGHLAIEIIERIHAGIEEQGTDEERARLREARAKADRLIVTSSVSESNSLSTFNLLLQRIRSIADNGERLAFTLDLLLERTAAERLALVVPSAAGGALEAPETRILASGEANGVAKIACAAVRHAMQNGGRPVYSTDPPHDPRFDPSLPGLERVGSALTIPLGVGEDSKGGIYLDRPRGSAPFGQDELDFAVALSSIVLGTLQDLRSEEVLKENTRLRRRLGIGEGFEQIITQSPRVLKIIETVQKLRDSTATILLQGETGTGKELFARAIHLSSSRGEKPFVTVNCAELSEDILESELFGHRRGAFTDAKESKTGLFERATGGTVFIDEIDKASRRFQDALLRVVDRKEIKPVGANEPIAIDVRILCAANKDLRAEVENERFLKDLYYRLRVVSIYLPPLRERKEDIPILAEHFLSKHAARAGKRFDGFSPEAMRYLIAYDWPGNVRDIDHEIERIVAIGAENSPIRPEDLSPEITRTAAIAPAAGTLGDVVERIERQMIEEALHRCGGNKSRAARRLGISRRGLLNKLERYRIR
- a CDS encoding sigma 54-interacting transcriptional regulator, which codes for MGCPRGIITGDPRFLRLLDTIGRVAPTPVPVLLQGESGTGKELLARLLHERSGRVARPFLALNCAALCETLAESELFGHVSGAFTGALRDRKGIFEEAAGGTLFLDEIGDLSPAIQGKLLRVLQEGIIYRVGDATPRPVRFRLVAATHKDLGEETRRGSFREDLFYRIHVVPIVLPPLRERQGDVRLLVRALLPRLAESFGKPVAGVSDEVALLLESYPWPGNVRELENELKRMVALAEPGIVLDRRHLSERIRNGYRESSPEPATLQEKLDRLERSEILEVLDRTGGNKTRAARELGLSRQGLKNKLARYGIERETANDGEDTIGTAPEEKCVLSD
- a CDS encoding tetratricopeptide repeat protein; protein product: MRSSARTLAAALSLLVLFTGCARGPSFEQRKEDGIRAFQEERIPEAIDLLDGCSREEPRDFQVRYYLARSLEAGEQYALALSEWEHLLLISPSFAEGHYRRGNVLAMMKRLGPAIESWGRATELDPTFTEAYLNQGMAYEDLERWDEAMAAYLLAIRADSTFSPAYLNLALLFEKADAWESALEMFNAAIRLDTTFIGPYLNRIQLLLRLDRKSEAADRIRELLKREGLDAETSDSLSALLRRLES